A single genomic interval of Candidatus Aegiribacteria sp. harbors:
- a CDS encoding exodeoxyribonuclease VII small subunit, which yields MTEKKIKDGTSYENCLEELTNLVDEIGRDDCPVDQLEIKVRRAADLIRNLRGRLASTETTVQEVLKELENDRKADQE from the coding sequence ATGACTGAGAAAAAAATAAAAGATGGAACATCGTACGAGAATTGCCTTGAAGAACTGACAAATCTGGTTGATGAAATCGGAAGAGATGACTGCCCTGTAGACCAGCTTGAGATCAAAGTTCGCAGAGCCGCAGATCTTATTCGAAACCTCAGGGGAAGGCTCGCCTCCACGGAAACTACTGTGCAGGAGGTTCTAAAGGAGCTGGAAAATGACAGAAAGGCTGATCAGGAGTAA
- a CDS encoding glycosyltransferase family 9 protein, translated as MALLKRIERRGRKYLSGMLCAVLTSGRNTELPSDPSRILVIRTDNRLGNLVLLEPLLRSIRERFPEAYLEILASDVFSELLESQGYSVIGVDKKGQIRNPWKFVRLVRELRKSSYDVAIDAAHPHSFSLSGAVSAAMSGSECRISTSTGKNNDGWFTHTVPAPLLEWHESRALHSLGSVWDKWPSWSPPLLRSLQSEKRDAVGLHVGANGIKQYPPDLMEKLVEMISDRIHLELYWGNLEEKDTAEYLGRNYDAEVMPELTVTGMIDRIAGLKAFVSADNGPMHVASALSVPVIALFRVDNQERFAPLSDGSEVLYAPEGADPAEVIDIIENAIII; from the coding sequence ATGGCACTTCTGAAGAGAATTGAGCGCCGGGGTAGAAAATATCTCTCAGGGATGCTCTGCGCTGTTCTCACTTCGGGCAGGAATACTGAGCTGCCTTCAGATCCATCCAGAATACTTGTAATCAGAACTGACAACAGGCTGGGAAATCTTGTTCTGCTGGAACCTCTGCTGCGCAGTATAAGGGAAAGATTCCCTGAAGCCTATCTTGAAATCCTTGCAAGTGACGTTTTTTCAGAATTACTGGAAAGCCAGGGATACAGTGTAATCGGAGTCGACAAGAAGGGTCAGATAAGAAATCCCTGGAAATTCGTACGCCTGGTAAGAGAGCTTCGCAAATCCTCGTACGATGTGGCAATTGACGCTGCCCATCCTCATTCATTTTCACTGTCCGGAGCCGTGTCCGCAGCGATGTCAGGGTCAGAATGCAGAATAAGCACTTCAACCGGGAAGAACAACGATGGATGGTTTACTCATACTGTACCCGCACCTCTTCTTGAATGGCATGAGAGCCGTGCTCTGCACAGCCTTGGAAGTGTCTGGGATAAATGGCCTTCATGGTCACCTCCGCTCCTCAGAAGCCTTCAATCAGAAAAAAGGGATGCTGTCGGTCTCCATGTCGGCGCAAACGGGATAAAGCAATATCCGCCGGATCTGATGGAGAAGCTAGTAGAGATGATATCCGACAGGATTCATCTGGAGCTTTACTGGGGAAATCTGGAAGAGAAGGATACTGCTGAATATCTGGGTCGGAATTACGACGCAGAAGTAATGCCGGAACTGACGGTTACCGGAATGATTGACCGAATTGCCGGGCTGAAAGCATTCGTTTCGGCGGATAATGGCCCGATGCATGTAGCATCAGCCCTTTCAGTTCCTGTAATAGCTCTGTTCAGAGTAGATAATCAGGAAAGATTTGCGCCACTATCGGACGGATCGGAAGTTCTCTATGCTCCTGAGGGAGCTGATCCCGCAGAAGTTATCGATATCATTGAAAATGCGATAATAATTTAA
- the miaB gene encoding tRNA (N6-isopentenyl adenosine(37)-C2)-methylthiotransferase MiaB, whose translation MMALSTYYMDVYGCQMNVHDSEIIAGILKSDGFTNVEDPGLADVILLVSCAVREHAETRVLGRASQLGGKWQNRKQGKPLIVLCGCVAQEHGQDLLDRFRNLDLVVGPDCYKDLPVLIQNSARQALVEFRKGDYTGIVPLRKRFPGAFVTIMRGCNNFCSYCIVPYVRGRERSRSADSIIREIRYLSEKGYREITLLGQNVNSYRELDTSFPDLLDKASDAAGSAWVRFVTSHPRDLNRETVEVMVSNDNICNHLHLPVQSGSDGILRMMNRGYTIAEYLEKIRILRDAIPEIVLTTDIITGFPGESLDDFQKTVSLLDEIRYDNAFLFKYSERKGTSACDLGDVIPEDVRLERLNYLQEFQRGITLEKSGKLKNRVLEVLVTGSAKKPDQQAARTRGNRMVILQGTDYKPGTFVDVRIMRADGWTHFGEPVGEKDI comes from the coding sequence ATGATGGCTCTGTCAACTTACTATATGGATGTCTACGGATGCCAGATGAACGTACACGATTCGGAGATCATTGCCGGAATACTGAAATCAGACGGATTCACAAACGTTGAGGATCCAGGATTGGCCGATGTCATCCTTCTCGTGTCATGTGCGGTAAGAGAACACGCTGAAACCAGGGTTCTCGGAAGAGCCTCTCAACTTGGCGGAAAGTGGCAGAACAGAAAACAGGGGAAACCTCTTATAGTGCTCTGTGGCTGCGTGGCACAGGAACATGGTCAGGATCTTCTGGACAGATTCCGTAATCTCGATCTTGTTGTAGGACCGGATTGTTACAAGGATCTACCCGTATTAATTCAGAATTCTGCGAGACAGGCTCTTGTGGAGTTCAGAAAGGGAGATTATACAGGCATTGTTCCGCTCAGAAAGAGATTTCCCGGAGCATTTGTCACAATAATGCGTGGATGCAACAATTTCTGTTCATACTGCATAGTTCCCTATGTCAGAGGGAGGGAGCGAAGCAGAAGTGCCGATTCGATTATTAGAGAGATAAGATATCTCTCTGAGAAAGGCTACAGAGAGATAACACTGCTTGGACAGAACGTTAATTCATACCGTGAACTGGATACATCATTCCCGGATCTGCTGGATAAGGCGTCCGACGCTGCAGGCTCTGCCTGGGTACGGTTCGTGACCAGTCATCCTCGCGATTTAAACAGAGAGACAGTTGAAGTGATGGTTTCGAATGACAATATCTGCAATCATCTTCATCTTCCTGTGCAATCAGGTAGTGATGGAATACTGCGAATGATGAATCGTGGTTATACAATTGCTGAGTATCTTGAGAAGATCAGAATACTCAGAGACGCGATTCCTGAAATAGTGCTGACAACTGATATCATTACAGGTTTTCCGGGGGAATCCTTAGATGATTTTCAGAAAACGGTCTCTCTGCTTGATGAGATAAGGTATGATAACGCTTTCCTTTTCAAATACAGCGAACGTAAAGGCACATCCGCATGCGATCTGGGTGATGTCATACCTGAAGATGTTCGTCTTGAGAGACTTAACTATCTTCAGGAATTTCAGAGGGGTATAACACTCGAGAAGTCCGGCAAGTTGAAAAACCGTGTTCTTGAAGTTCTTGTTACAGGCAGCGCGAAGAAACCGGATCAGCAGGCAGCCAGAACCCGCGGGAACAGAATGGTCATACTTCAGGGAACGGATTACAAACCGGGGACTTTCGTTGATGTCAGAATTATGCGAGCCGACGGATGGACGCATTTTGGTGAACCAGTCGGAGAAAAGGATATCTGA
- a CDS encoding UPF0164 family protein has product MYKILIPVLLLGFSGLQAAKYAGEFLSVGAGARSLAMGGAFCAIADDATAGYWNPAGLFRINGQEAQFMHSERFGGIVKYDYLGYGRSNGITGLGASLFRTDVGDIANTLNLQYHDTGSDGVFGVDGTGEPGDAGDDDYDPDTNPDGTEGNGNWEAGEEIIHDESLITYESGVDWALYLTWSRSISSDFSVGASAKIIQRGLMGYSAYGLGLDLGAKWCPSEAFTLGLNLQDITGTHLFWNTGSTESILPTVKLGMAVRWPLSKFATVATIAADSDFRFEGREYSAQYHFYGISLDTHIGAEFLIKDLVALRIGSSEGSMTAGLGLKFSLLSHPVSLDYAYLSHQELDATHRMSLGVGF; this is encoded by the coding sequence ATGTATAAAATACTGATACCGGTTCTACTTCTTGGATTTTCCGGTTTGCAGGCAGCGAAATATGCCGGAGAATTTCTCTCCGTTGGTGCCGGAGCAAGGAGTCTCGCCATGGGAGGCGCTTTCTGCGCCATAGCTGATGATGCCACCGCTGGATACTGGAATCCAGCTGGACTATTCCGAATAAATGGGCAGGAAGCACAGTTCATGCACTCCGAGAGATTCGGTGGAATTGTGAAGTACGACTATCTGGGTTACGGAAGGTCAAACGGTATTACGGGGCTTGGCGCAAGTTTATTCAGGACTGATGTAGGGGATATCGCCAATACACTCAACCTTCAATATCATGATACCGGTTCTGACGGAGTGTTTGGTGTAGATGGTACCGGTGAACCTGGAGACGCGGGCGACGATGATTACGATCCGGATACAAATCCCGATGGTACCGAGGGTAACGGGAACTGGGAAGCAGGTGAGGAGATCATCCACGATGAGAGCCTGATCACATACGAAAGTGGAGTCGACTGGGCTCTGTATCTCACATGGTCCCGCAGTATCTCATCTGATTTCTCTGTTGGAGCCTCAGCCAAAATAATACAGAGAGGCTTAATGGGTTACAGTGCTTACGGTCTCGGACTGGATCTTGGAGCGAAATGGTGTCCTTCGGAAGCCTTTACACTTGGTCTGAATCTTCAGGATATAACCGGAACCCACTTGTTCTGGAATACAGGAAGCACTGAAAGCATTCTTCCAACGGTAAAGCTTGGTATGGCTGTAAGATGGCCTCTGTCCAAGTTCGCGACGGTAGCGACTATAGCGGCTGATTCCGATTTCAGATTCGAAGGCAGGGAGTATTCAGCGCAGTATCACTTTTATGGAATCAGCCTTGACACTCATATAGGGGCTGAATTCCTGATAAAGGATCTGGTGGCCCTCAGAATTGGTTCTTCTGAAGGATCAATGACAGCAGGACTGGGTCTGAAGTTCAGCCTTCTTAGTCATCCAGTAAGTCTCGATTACGCATATCTAAGCCATCAGGAACTTGATGCCACTCACAGAATGTCACTTGGAGTCGGCTTCTGA